In one Silene latifolia isolate original U9 population chromosome 10, ASM4854445v1, whole genome shotgun sequence genomic region, the following are encoded:
- the LOC141608273 gene encoding MAPK kinase substrate protein At1g80180 has translation MAGLQRSEISFRRQGSSGLVWDDKLISEELNSEKPSSDQKPELRRSRSDGGGRRHTVKVEQAEDPPSPRMSTCGFCSYFGRPAAAAVKTNKRKSGKARHR, from the coding sequence ATGGCTGGTTTACAAAGGTCGGAAATATCGTTTAGGAGGCAGGGATCTTCTGGTTTAGTATGGGATGATAAACTGATATCAGAAGAACTGAATTCTGAGAAACCATCATCAGATCAGAAGCCTGAATTACGACGTTCAAGATCAGATGGTGGAGGACGGCGGCATACTGTTAAGGTCGAGCAGGCGGAGGATCCGCCTTCTCCTAGGATGTCTACCTGTGGGTTTTGCAGTTATTTTGGCAggcctgctgctgctgctgtgaaAACTAATAAGAGAAAATCTGGTAAGGCTAGGCATAGATAA
- the LOC141605988 gene encoding putative aspartyl protease At4g16563 → MASLNILSLLILSLSLFISPSFSFPYTLQLSQNSYTSQNPQDIISDIAKSTLHRAHHIKHNKNNPYTTSSSSIPLFARSTGDYSISLSIGTPPQIIPAFFDTGSSLVWVPCTSKYVCSNCTQNNSTITTFKPRLSSSKKHINCHNKKCQWLDEPGVPVSCPKCNRSSTDCTKPCFYIQEYGAGDTSGVAIFENLNLRNKVVNKFFVGCSQISDQMPEGIVGFGRSPMSLPNQLNLNKFSYCLVSHKFDDTSKSSNLILGNPGNISGVSYTPLLKNPPTLPFNTYYYVQLEQITVNYKTVKLPRKLLYTDSNDNGGTIVDSGSTLTSLASSLFDPVANEYIAQLPRAQQKRVIIGQSSLGNLVCVNVTGWKRMVLPEVGFEFKGGAKMDIPVDNYLNGGPGLKCLPFVNVTFYVGPFELSDSGPAVILGNYQQQNFHIEYDLKNQRLGFKKQIC, encoded by the coding sequence ATGGCATCTCTAAACATCCTTAGCTTACTCATACTCTCcctttctctctttatttcacCTTCATTCTCATTTCCTTACACCCTTCAACTCTCCCAAAACTCTTATACTTCCCAAAACCCACAAGACATAATCTCCGATATTGCGAAATCAACTCTTCATAGAGCACACCACATCAAACACAACAAAAACAATCCATACACCACCAGCTCCAGCTCCATCCCGCTTTTCGCCCGTAGCACTGGAGACTACTCCATCTCCCTCTCCATAGGCACTCCACCACAAATCATCCCCGCATTCTTCGACACCGGAAGCAGTCTAGTGTGGGTCCCCTGCACATCCAAGTACGTCTGCTCTAACTGCACTCAAAACAATTCTACCATCACCACCTTCAAGCCCAGACTTTCGTCGTCAAAGAAACACATTAATTGTCATAATAAAAAATGTCAGTGGCTTGACGAGCCTGGAGTCCCGGTCAGCTGTCCGAAATGCAACCGGAGCTCAACCGACTGTACTAAACCCTGTTTCTACATTCAGGAGTACGGCGCTGGCGACACGTCCGGTGTAGCCATCTTTGAGAATCTCAACTTGCGGAATAAAGTTGTAAATAAATTCTTCGTTGGTTGTTCTCAGATATCGGACCAGATGCCTGAGGGAATTGTCGGGTTTGGGCGAAGCCCTATGTCGCTGCCTAACCAGCTCAACCTGAATAAATTCTCGTACTGTCTCGTGTCTCATAAATTCGACGACACTTCAAAGAGTAGTAATTTAATCCTAGGAAACCCCGGAAATATTTCCGGAGTTTCCTACACTCCTCTGCTTAAAAACCCACCAACGCTCCCTTTTAACACATACTATTACGTACAGTTGGAACAAATAACTGTCAACTATAAAACGGTTAAGCTACCACGTAAACTCCTTTATACGGATTCAAACGACAACGGAGGTACCATAGTGGATTCAGGGTCTACATTAACATCATTAGCTTCGAGTTTGTTTGACCCGGTGGCAAACGAGTACATCGCTCAATTGCCACGGGCCCAACAGAAACGGGTAATAATCGGGCAATCGTCATTAGGAAATCTAGTGTGTGTTAATGTAACAGGTTGGAAAAGAATGGTGTTACCAGAGGTGGGATTTGAGTTCAAGGGTGGGGCGAAGATGGATATACCCGTGGATAATTACTTGAATGGTGGTCCGGGTCTCAAGTGTCTACCGTTTGTTAATGTTACATTTTATGTCGGACCATTTGAGTTGTCCGATTCTGGGCCAGCAGTAATATTGGGTAATTACCAACAGCAGAATTTTCACATTGAGTATGATCTTAAAAATCAAAGGTTGGGTTTCAAGAAGCAAATTTGTTAG